CACGCCGAGGCGGGCTGCGTTCTCGGACGTGCTGCATCGGCCGGTGTGCTATCAGGGACGTTCGGACAGCTTCTTGAGCATCTCGTTGTAGGCGGCGCGGTCGGCGTCGCCGTCGGTGTCGGCTCGTCGATCCTCTCGCCGCGCGGTCCGATTCTCGCTGCGGGCCCACTGCACCAGCAGGGCGATCAGCACCACCAGCACCGGGATCTCGCCCGATGCCCAGGACAGCCCGCCCCCGAGTCGCTGGTCCTCCAAGAGATCGGTGGCCCACGGCAGGGCGAGATTGCGGTAGAAATCGCTGCCGATGACCGTGGTCGAACTCATCAGCGCGATACCGAAGAAGGCGTGGAAGGGCATCGAGGCGAACAGCAGCCCGAGCTTCCCCAACGGCGGGATGGTGCGCGGCGCCGGGTCCACCCCGATGACCAGCCAGTAGAAAAGGTATCCGGTGATGACGAAGTGGGCGTTCATCGCGATATGCGCCCAGTGCTCCTCCAGCGCGGCATCGAACAGCCCGGAGAAGTACAGGACGTAGAAGGAACCGACGAACAGGGTGAAGGCGACCGCGGGATGCGTCAGGATCCGGGTGACGCGGGAGTGCATCGCGGCGAGAATCCATTCCCGGGGCCCGGGCGGCGCATTCCGACCAGCGACGGGCAGGGCCCGCAGTGCGAGCGTGATCGGGCCGCCGAGAGCGAGCAGGATCGGCACCAGCATCGCCAACAGCATGTGGGCGCCCATATGCACGCTGAACATGGCGGGCGCATACCGGCCGATGCCCGATGACGTGGCGATCAACAGCGTGGCGCAGCCTGCCAACCAGGCGATGGTCCGACCGCGCTGCCAGGTGTCTCCGCGACGAGCAAGTCGGCGCACTCCGAGCAGGTAGAGCACCGCCAGCACGATGGCCGCCGTACCGAAGATCAGGTCGAAGCGCCAGTCCAGCGCGAGCGCGCCCAGGCTGGGTGGCCCGTCGAGGTTGTAGCCGAGAGCCAGCTCGGTGCGCGACAACTCCGTCGGGTTCAGTTCACCGGGCGGCGGTGTCCGGCCCAGTGCCACGGAGACACCCAGGGTTCCGAGCATGAGCAAGACCTCGACGGAGGCCAGGCGCACCAGGGCTCGGCCGGACCCGGTGGCGACGACGCTGGCAACACTGCGTTCCCGCTGGAAGTAGCCGACGACGCCAAGGGCGATCAGGGCGAAGATCTTGATCAACAGGAGCTGGCCGTACAGCGTGGTGAACAAGTCACCCACGCTCACCCGCACCAGTCCGTTGATGGTGCCCGAACAGGCCATGACGATCCAGCAGACCAGGGCGATCCGGGAGAACCGGGTGGTGGCCAATGCCAGGTGCGAGCCTCGCCGAATCCCATGGGCCAGTAGCGCGATCAGGCCACCGATCCAGAGGCACGCTGCGAACAGGTGGAACAGCAGGCTGTTCGTCGCGACGTCGTGGGCTCCGCCCGTGGCCGAGTGTCCGGTCATCACCACGGGAAGCAACGCGGCCAATGCCAGCGCGAAGACCGCAACCGTCCAACGCCAGGTCAGAACCAATCGGCACATGACGGCGACCACCAGGGCGAGCAGTGCGGTCAGCGCCCACGCTCCGCTCTGCTCGAGCCGGGGCACCAGATTCATCATGCTCTCGAGATCGAGAACCTCCGAGACCGGACGACCGAGAGCCTCGGCGACCTGCAGCGGAACCAGCAGGATCGACCCGACAGCCCAGAACAGGCCCGCGATACCCGCGGTACGCGCAGCGGCGTATCCGTCGGCAGCGAGCATCCCCGTGGCCTGCGGCGGGACCAGGAACGCGGCGAAGAGCAACGACCCGATGCAGACCATCGCGCCCAACTCGGCGACGACCCGCACCACCGGCAGCCCGAACTCGACCATCGCCCCTGGATCGGGCAGCCCCAACGCGGCGGTGAGCTCGTCCGAGGACAGACCGGTGAGCAATGCCGCGAGCACGATGGCGAATACGGCGCCGGGCAGCAGCAAGGCGGCCAACGCCGTCGCGCGCCGCCGACGCGGTGCGGCATCGGACTCAGGAAGGTCGCTGGCCGGGGACGTCTCGGAAGGCACCTGACGAGAGTAGGCACCGCGCGGTTGTGACCCAGCTCCGGTATCGGGCCGCCCTCGCGAAACGCCACCGCACCCTGTTCGACTGTGATGTAGGCGATAACGGGTGAAGAGGTGTTGACCATCCCGCAGCCCGGCGAGGCCGAGGGTGGATACTTACTACCTGACCGAGAACACGCCGCAGGTGGGCGCCAAGCGGCAGGTCAGCGGACACCACTTTGAGCCAGGGAGGAAAACCACTGTCTGGACCGGCGCGCGATCGGTGGGTAGTCAACGGTACAGCGATGCTGAATCGGTTGGATACCGGCTCGGCAACAAGCGCGCGCCAGAGCTGAACAAGGACTTCACGCGGGTTACCCTGGCCGCGCGTCGAACACAGAACGCCTCCGTAGCTCAGCGGATAGAGCGAGAGACTTCTAATCTCTTGGTCGCAGGTTCGAGTCCTGCCGGGGGCACCACCGAAAGCCTGCGGTGACCAGCCTGAACGTCGCCAATGGCCGGTCACCTTGCAGCACGACTGCGAAGAATCTGCGTAGCACGCCTAGCGTGGGTGCGAGCGCAGCCGCGGTCTAGGGCGCGTACTCGTCCATGGGGGCAGCAGCGGCACCTCGATGTGCAAACGGGGACAGCACGGCTCCCGCGAGGACCGCGATACCGAGCAGCACCATGAGTTCGAGCCCGTCCACCGCCTTTCCTCCTGCAGGCGCCGCCCGCGTACTCGGATGTCGACCACGTGCACGTCCGCAGCGCTGTCATTCGGCGGTGGCTCACCGCCGCATGCACCCGATTCGGAACCCGAACCTTCTACGTCGTCGACAGTGACGGATACCGCGACGTCATCCATGGCGTGGACGAGCTATGCCATCCGATCGGGTCGACCTGCCCGTCTAGT
This Actinoalloteichus hymeniacidonis DNA region includes the following protein-coding sequences:
- a CDS encoding cytochrome c oxidase assembly protein; the encoded protein is MPSETSPASDLPESDAAPRRRRATALAALLLPGAVFAIVLAALLTGLSSDELTAALGLPDPGAMVEFGLPVVRVVAELGAMVCIGSLLFAAFLVPPQATGMLAADGYAAARTAGIAGLFWAVGSILLVPLQVAEALGRPVSEVLDLESMMNLVPRLEQSGAWALTALLALVVAVMCRLVLTWRWTVAVFALALAALLPVVMTGHSATGGAHDVATNSLLFHLFAACLWIGGLIALLAHGIRRGSHLALATTRFSRIALVCWIVMACSGTINGLVRVSVGDLFTTLYGQLLLIKIFALIALGVVGYFQRERSVASVVATGSGRALVRLASVEVLLMLGTLGVSVALGRTPPPGELNPTELSRTELALGYNLDGPPSLGALALDWRFDLIFGTAAIVLAVLYLLGVRRLARRGDTWQRGRTIAWLAGCATLLIATSSGIGRYAPAMFSVHMGAHMLLAMLVPILLALGGPITLALRALPVAGRNAPPGPREWILAAMHSRVTRILTHPAVAFTLFVGSFYVLYFSGLFDAALEEHWAHIAMNAHFVITGYLFYWLVIGVDPAPRTIPPLGKLGLLFASMPFHAFFGIALMSSTTVIGSDFYRNLALPWATDLLEDQRLGGGLSWASGEIPVLVVLIALLVQWARSENRTARREDRRADTDGDADRAAYNEMLKKLSERP